From a single Capsicum annuum cultivar UCD-10X-F1 chromosome 12, UCD10Xv1.1, whole genome shotgun sequence genomic region:
- the LOC124889781 gene encoding probable leucine-rich repeat receptor-like protein kinase At1g35710: MMMVSKIFSLLQFFTLFTITFASTEEATALLKWKSTFKNQNNSLLASWKPSSDACSDWYGVTCINGKVNTLNITNASVFATLYDFPFSSLPFLEYLNLSMNNLSGTIPPEIGNLTNLVCLDLNINRISGTIPSQIGSLVKLQILRIFGNYLNGPIPGEIGQLRSLTKLSLGANSLNGSIPPSLGNLNNLFYLFLYENQLSGSVPEEIGYLRSLTELDLSTNFLNGSIPPSLGNLNNLSYLSLYENHLSGSIPEEIGYLRSLTELALSFNSLNGSIPPSLGNLNNLTLLSLHENQLSGLIPSVLGNL; encoded by the coding sequence ATGATGATGGTTTCGAAAATATTCTCTTTACTTCAGTTTTTCACTCTCTTTACAATTACTTTTGCTTCCACCGAGGAAGCAACTGCTCTCCTAAAATGGAAATCAACTTTCAAGAACCAGAATAATTCCTTATTGGCTTCATGGAAACCAAGTTCTGATGCATGCAGCGACTGGTACGGAGTTACATGCATTAATGGTAAGGTAAACACGTTGAATATTACGAATGCTAGTGTGTTTGCTACACTCTATGATTTTCCATTTTCATCTCTCCCTTTTCTTGAGTATCTTAATCTCAGCATGAACAATTTGTCTGGCACCATCCCACCTGAGATTGGTAATCTCACTAATCTTGTGTGTCTTGACTTGAATATCAATCGAATTTCGGGTACAATCCCATCACAAATCGGCTCACTAGTCAAGCTTCAGATCCTCCGCATATTTGGCAACTATTTAAATGGTCCAATTCCAGGAGAAATAGGTCAGCTAAGATCTCTTACTAAGCTATCTTTGGGTGCTAACTCTCTTAATGGCTCTATTCCTCCTTCATTGGGGAATTTGAACAACTTGTTCTATCTGTTTCTTTATGAGAATCAACTTTCTGGCTCCGTTCCCGAAGAAATAGGTTACCTAAGATCTCTTACTGAACTAGATTTGAGTACCAATTTTCTTAATGGTTCTATTCCTCCTTCATTGGGGAATTTGAACAACTTGTCCTATTTGTCTCTTTATGAGAATCACCTTTCTGGCTCCATTCCGGAAGAAATAGGTTACCTAAGGTCTCTTACTGAACTAGCTTTGAGTTTCAACTCTCTTAATGGTTCTATTCCTCCTTCATTGGGGAATTTGAACAACTTGACCCTTTTGTCTCTTCATGAGAATCAACTCTCTGGCCTAATTCCTAGTGTGTTGGGGAATCTG